Proteins co-encoded in one Ictalurus punctatus breed USDA103 chromosome 18, Coco_2.0, whole genome shotgun sequence genomic window:
- the si:dkey-175m17.7 gene encoding uncharacterized protein si:dkey-175m17.7 has protein sequence MPPLPLDERIVVIQRPKSLGLCVASPPATSQSSSRLTTRNEPTPRLPHTQLPPSHPHLPSNTLSLECRHRPLLHGQRAKGERGGSTEDSSWIPSHCHSNGTVTLGPRPYTHSHTIDIKVSVDKGGTHSDKRCSNSLTRGESGRESRGQWVSSHLAPGQSDRKFRGKSSDTTERHQIKAQYNNHYQNNLTVSPGGVLEFVPAQRQQSKSRWTKEEELLSNQRFTTANYRDVPSVGNKENTKLGTVHQPPKPHSLSHHLSSTQSAHTSILNTHYQVTPNSVPFWAPSSFPQVSQTRSSRIRETHPQILQSLPLSPTSSRDGFPSPDHTCTIDFSRPFNCDCWRLVCCRGGRTRSAGCKGGTGSPSSSFSRGQRASSNNTGDGAMGLKKLGGCLSTASTTNTSSSNSTVSECRTGLLRPLGCASCSGESGGFDSPAALRKKLVGGCLPCAPFSPSAPLRALQSCVSGCNPKASQAGSSCSYCSSDPIVVTFNPHRGKPPGFSHNAGVYTMGGHQHDDDDYSVRTIWPDELAKKMTHSKTQPNHHNVGMRMGTANSYMGHDQSTSNGTSPVILDCRNLLEFTRSQLTDHAGRRRLQQGKMAVLDFMGSGHRRDPGQDSLKRLFNKEGDAGMGNDDGLDDMFPRSPSHHSLTPESSPSFSPPPSAPGSLIKPKPRGRDWEGGHSLPSAQSLHLVLNSFNREQEEEKRRVHLSLPLSSSLPASLSDESVMTPDVENAVISPILPFLFLGNERDAQDLDLLLRLNISYVVNVTTHLPLYHLDTGLVRYKRLPATDNSKQNLRQYFEEVFEFIEEAHQSGRGVLIHCQAGVSRSATIVIAYLMKHTLMTMTDAYKYVRSRRPVVSPNLNFMGQLLEFERDLNSGVTPRILTPKLSGLETQV, from the exons ATGCCTCCCCTCCCACTTGACGAGCGCATTGTGGTAATTCAGCGGCCTAAAAGCCTGGGCTTGTGCGTGGCCTCACCCCCAGCCACCTCTCAGTCTTCCTCACGTCTTACCACCCGCAACGAGCCCACACCCCGCTTACCACACACTCAACTTCCTCCATCCCATCCCCATTTACCTTCTAACACTTTGTCACTGGAATGCAGGCACAGGCCCTTACTCCATGGGCAAAGAGCCAAGGGCGAGAGAGGCGGCAGTACAGAGGACAGCAGCTGGATCCCTAGTCACTGTCACAGCAATGGGACTGTGACTCTGGGTCCCAGACCTTACACGCACTCTCATACCATTGACATTAAAGTATCAGTGGACAAAGGAGGGACACATTCAGACAAAAGGTGCAGTAACAGCTTGACTCGAGGTGAAAGTGGCAGAGAGAGCAGAGGCCAATGGGTGTCTTCACACTTAGCTCCAGGGCAAAGTGACAGAAAATTCAGAGGAAAGTCTTCAGACACCACTGAGAGGCACCAGATCAAGGCACAGTATAATAACCACTATCAGAACAACCTCACAGTGTCACCTGGTGGGGTGTTGGAATTTGTTCCAGCCCAAAGACAACAATCTAAATCTAGGTGGACAAAAGAGGAAGAGTTGTTATCAAATCAACGTTTTACAACTGCCAACTACAGGGACGTGCCTTCTGTTGGTAACAAAGAAAACACCAAACTGGGTACTGTCCATCAGCCTCCAAAGCCACACAGTCTATCCCATCACCTTAGCTCTACCCAATCAGCCCATACCTCCATTCTAAACACCCACTATCAGGTGACCCCAAACTCTGTCCCCTTCTGGGCCCCATCTTCCTTCCCTCAAGTCAGTCAAACCCGGTCTTCACGTATCAGAGAAACACACCCCCAGATCCTCCAAAGCTTGCCACTATCTCCAACCTCTTCTCGTGACGGCTTCCCTAGCCCAGATCACACTTGCACTATTGACTTTTCTCGTCCATTCAACTGTGACTGTTGGAGGCTGGTATGCTGTAGAGGAGGGAGAACCCGCTCAGCTGGCTGCAAAGGAGGTACTGGAAGCCCATCTTCTTCATTTTCCCGAGGCCAAAGAGCAAGTTCAAACAACACAGGTGACGGTGCCATGGGATTGAAGAAATTAGGAGGGTGTCTGTCGACGGCTTCAACCACAAACACCTCTTCATCCAACAGCACTGTGTCAGAGTGCCGGACAGGCCTTCTCAGGCCCCTGGGCTGTGCATCCTGTTCAGGGGAAAGTGGAGGTTTTGATAGTCCTGCTGCCTTGCGCAAAAAATTGGTTGGTGGTTGTTTACCCTGTGCCCCATTCTCCCCATCTGCTCCTTTGCGCGCACTGCAAAGTTGTGTCAGTGGCTGCAACCCCAAAGCAAGCCAGGCAGGTAGCTCTTGTAGTTACTGCAGTAGTGATCCTATAGTAGTGACTTTTAACCCTCACAGAGGGAAGCCTCCTGGATTTTCCCATAATGCTGGGGTATATACCATGGGAGGGCACCAACACGATGACGATGATTACAGCGTACGCACAATTTGGCCTGATGAACTTGCAAAAAAGATGACTCACTCTAAAACCCAACCTAACCATCATAATGTAGGGATGAGGATGGGAACAGCAAACTCTTACATGGGCCATGACCAGAGTACCAGTAATGGAACCAGTCCAGTCATTCTAGATTGCCGTAATCTTCTAGAGTTTACCCGCTCCCAACTGACTGACCATGCAGGACGACGGAGACTCCAACAAGGCAAGATGGCAGTTTTGGACTTCATGGGGTCAGGACACAGGAGAGACCCAGGCCAAGACTCTCTGAAAAGGCTCTTTAACAAGGAAGGTGATGCTGGAATGGGAAATGATGATGGTCTAGATGATATGTTTCCAAGGTCCCCTtcccatcactctctcactcctgaGTCTTCACCCTCCTTCTCCCCTCCACCATCAGCCCCTGGCAGCCTGATCAAGCCCAAACCAAGAGGAAGAGATTGGGAGGGTGGGCACTCCTTACCATCTGCTCAGTCACTCCATTTGGTTCTTAACTCATTCAATAGAGAgcaagaagaggagaagaggagag TGCACCTCTCCCTTCCGCTCTCATCCTCCCTCCCTGCATCTCTATCGGATGAGAGTGTAATGACTCCAGATGTGGAGAACGCGGTAATTAGCCCCATTCTACCTTTCCTTTTCTTGGGGAATGAAAGAGATGCTCAGGACCTGGACCTGCTGCTGCGACTGAACATCAGTTATGTGGTTAATGTCACCACCCATCTGCCCCTCTATCACCTGGACACGGGTCTGGTACGCTACAAGCGTCTACCTGCTACTGACAACAGCAAACAGAATCTCAGACAATATTTTGAGGAGGTGTTTGAGTTTATAG AGGAGGCTCATCAGAGTGGCCGAGGTGTGTTGATTCACTGCCAAGCAGGCGTGTCTCGTTCAGCAACTATCGTCATTGCTTACTTGATGAAGCACACCCTCATGACCATGACCGACGCTTATAAATATGTGCGGAGTCGCAGACCAGTGGTGTCTCCCAACCTCAACTTCATGGGACAGCTACTGGAATTCGAGCGAGATCTCAACTCTGGTGTTACACCTCGAATCTTAACTCCCAAGCTGAGTGGCCTGGAAACACAAGTGTAA
- the si:dkey-175m17.6 gene encoding N-acetyllactosaminide beta-1,3-N-acetylglucosaminyltransferase 2: MARCRCNGRALCLCLLPFLMMSHILVYIMITIFVAMSYTPEPQPLPLRFIAPGVSSNSGALASHPLNAFWNLRLVEGALWNRLQHLKDRENNPILRGNTTGGRDLGTQSTNIHGKNGSLPCHPEHHWASQLPDFNTLPEQMKDFVLSMHCRNYTLLMNQPDLCNGQDTKTDAPMLFMAIKSQVGNFENRQAIRETWGRTGWVQEDAGRERWQVRTVFLLGRQDITTGPHPDLEALLQLESIIHKDILQWDFRDTFFNLTLKDVLFWDWLSVHCPQAHFIFKGDDDVFVRTGALLDYLNEHHAPLQGKIKKVKDNFLVGDVISNAWPSRQPTAKYYIPESFYKGVYPTYAGGGGVVYSAALGMRLRAVSHWVSLFPIDDVYMGMCLQRLGVSPSHHPGFLTFDLPEAKREQPCAYHKVLLVHKRSPKEMLTLWKDLKAPLAEC, from the coding sequence ATGGCACGGTGCAGGTGTAATGGAAGAGCATTGTGCCTTTGTCTTCTTCCATTTTTGATGATGAGTCATATTTTGGTGTACATTATGATAACCATATTTGTCGCCATGTCCTACACACCCGAGCCTCAGCCTCTGCCTCTTCGTTTCATAGCCCCTGGAGTGTCATCGAACTCTGGAGCTCTTGCATCACATCCTCTCAATGCCTTCTGGAACTTGCGTTTGGTGGAGGGTGCTTTGTGGAACCGCCTTCAGCATCTCaaagacagagaaaacaatCCCATACTGAGAGGAAACACCACAGGGGGCAGGGATCTGGGCACTCAAAGTACTAACATACATGGAAAGAATGGTTCTCTTCCATGTCACCCTGAGCATCACTGGGCATCTCAACTACCTGATTTTAACACTTTGCCTGAGCAGATGAAGGACTTTGTCTTGTCCATGCATTGTCGGAACTACACCCTCCTGATGAACCAGCCTGACCTGTGCAATGGACAAGATACCAAGACAGATGCCCCTATGCTATTTATGGCAATTAAGTCCCAGGTCGGAAACTTTGAGAACAGACAGGCCATTAGGGAGACATGGGGGAGGACTGGCTGGGTGCAGGAAGATGCAGGGAGAGAAAGGTGGCAGGTTCGCACTGTCTTCCTGCTTGGAAGGCAGGACATAACAACAGGTCCCCATCCGGACCTTGAGGCGCTTTTACAGCTAGAGAGCATCATTCATAAGGACATACTGCAATGGGATTTCAGAGACACATTCTTTAACCTCACCTTGAAGGATGTGCTTTTCTGGGACTGGCTCTCCGTGCACTGCCCACAGGCCCACTTCATCTTTAAAGgagatgatgatgtttttgttaGGACCGGTGCTCTCTTAGACTACTTAAATGAACATCATGCACCTTTACAAGGGAAAATTAAGAAAGTAAAGGACAATTTCCTTGTAGGAGATGTGATTTCTAATGCTTGGCCCAGCCGCCAGCCCACAGCTAAATACTACATACCTGAGAGTTTTTATAAAGGTGTGTACCCAACATATGcaggtggaggaggagtggtGTACTCTGCCGCTCTGGGCATGCGGCTGCGAGCAGTCTCACACTGGGTCAGTTTGTTCCCCATTGATGATGTGTACATGGGGATGTGTCTCCAGAGACTGGGTGTTTCCCCTAGTCATCATCCTGGTTTTTTGACCTTCGACCTACCTGAGGCCAAGAGAGAGCAGCCATGTGCTTACCACAAAGTACTGCTGGTGCATAAACGCAGCCCCAAAGAGATGCTTACACTATGGAAAGACCTAAAGGCTCCACTTGCGGAGTGCTAG